GATCAGGCTCATCATCCACACGCGAGGGCTGGAGAAGACCTTGGCCAGCGGCAGGTCTTCCTTGGTGAGCACGTCGCTCGCGATGTTGCGCTCGAGCAGCGCCTTTTCGTCGTCGTCGAGCCACTTCGCGTCGCGAATGCGGTCGTCGAGCACGAACAGCACGGCCAGCCCGATGAGCACCGACGGGACCGCTTCGAGCAGGAACATCCACTGCCAGCCGGCGAGGCCGTTCACGCCGCTCATGTCCTTGAGAATCCAGCCCGAGATCGGACCGCCGATGAGCCCGGACAAGGCCACGGCCGTCATGAACCATGCGGTCATGCGCCCGCGCCGCGAAGCCGGATACCAGTAGGTGATGTACAGGATGATGCCGGGGAAGAAGCCCGCTTCGGCCACCCCGAGCAGGAAGCGCATCACGTAGAACATCGACGGCGTGGTGACGAACATCGTCGCGCCGGAGATGATGCCCCACGAAATCATTATGCGTGCGATCCATACGCGCGCGCCCACGCGGTGAAGGATCACGTTGCTGGGCACTTCGAAGAGGAAGTAGCCGATGAAGAAGATCCCGGCGCCGAGGCCGAACACCGTCTCGGAGAACTTCAGGTCGCCGACCATCTGCAATTTGGCGAAGCCGACGTTGACGCGGTCGAGATACGCGACCACATAGCACAGCAGCAGAAACGGAATCAGTCGCCAGCCGACCTTGCGGTAAGTGGCCGCCTCGAAGTCGGCCGGGGCCGCGCCGGGCATGGACGAGGGGGGCGTCGGAACGCTGTTCATACGGATCTCCTCCGGATTGACGTTGTTGTGTTGTCTTTCGTTATCGTGTTCGTGCCACAACTGCGCTACGGTTGTTACCAACGGCTATCGACTGCTATCGATTGCAAAAACGAGGGGGCAGGGCGTCGCGTTTCAGATGCTTCTATATG
The Pandoraea pulmonicola DNA segment above includes these coding regions:
- a CDS encoding MFS transporter, translating into MNSVPTPPSSMPGAAPADFEAATYRKVGWRLIPFLLLCYVVAYLDRVNVGFAKLQMVGDLKFSETVFGLGAGIFFIGYFLFEVPSNVILHRVGARVWIARIMISWGIISGATMFVTTPSMFYVMRFLLGVAEAGFFPGIILYITYWYPASRRGRMTAWFMTAVALSGLIGGPISGWILKDMSGVNGLAGWQWMFLLEAVPSVLIGLAVLFVLDDRIRDAKWLDDDEKALLERNIASDVLTKEDLPLAKVFSSPRVWMMSLIYFSFVIGLYGVGFWLPTIIKATGVTDPLQIGLLTAIPYFFAVIAMVVVGRRSDLRGERRWHIAIPAFIGAAGLFLSTTWSHNTQLAMFALTLATMGIMIVLPLFWSLPTAFLGGTAAAAGIAMINSLGNLAGFVGPYLIGFLKDATQSTNSGMFLLTVFMILGGLLTLAVPARLVNK